The Castanea sativa cultivar Marrone di Chiusa Pesio chromosome 4, ASM4071231v1 sequence gtgtgaaggtaagcacctcttagatctcacaagagattcacacaaacagcaatatgagtaacctcaaaaacgtgactagggtttgtcttttatacctagggcaaaacataaaaccctacacgtcatatgggcttagggctgagttggaaaatctgcagaaaaaacaatctgcacgactttcgatcggtcgagtctaattctcgatagatcgagtcaggcagaaatgcacaataacttctgcagttaactcgattccaactttacataaatcacatactttaagcaagtctaaaacacacCTAGAcacatgttttgatcatggtttgccaacaatacatattagagttctaatacattagtttctaagtacttagaacctaacagttGGCAATTCATATGTAATCTAATTGCCTATGGGAAGCTTGGTAGTTATCTGCTTGTAGGCTAATATACccatttttcatattatttgaTATATAGTTGTAATATGAATCATATGatcctaaaaaaaaaccaacaacgAGAAACATACTCAAGAATCTTCCAAATGCAACATAACTTTCTCTTCCAATCTGAATTAATTAGTAACCTTCATAATAGTCTGCTTAAAGTTCACAATTTAACTTGTAAATCACAATTATAGTCActatattttgcatttttttattaatagcCCTTCGTGATAGCCAACTGAAAGTTTACAACTTAACTTCGGTTAATTACAACTACAGTCACTACATTTTGTACTTGTTAATAATTAACGATTGACTTCAATCCTTAATGGTGAGGAAATAAAGACAAATGAAATATCTTTTGAGAATCTAAATTTCAAGGTGAATAATATTAATCAAAATGCgcaaaatacaaccaaaaagatttttgctCACTATTTTTTGTCCATATCTCACAAAATATTATGTATTTCAAGATGAAATTATTTAATGTCAAATGACACATCTAGGCCTTCCTTTAAGCACTTATTCGACCTTCcgctcaaaaaataaaaagaaaaaaaagaaaaaagaaatagttaCTGTCGTCAAAGCTGCCATGCCCGAAGTAACCTAAAATCCACAAAGAGCTTGTCTAAGAAATCTAGTTGTGGGAGGATTCTCTGCAAAAATTTCGCTTGAGAATGCTAAAATTGAATCTTGATTTGCTTTTATCCCAAAAAAGTCCAATCTCATCACCTTCTTTTAGTTCCCTCCTTATAACGAATTCCTTGGCCCAATCTTCAATGAAGACATTGCTCCCATTTGTTCTCTGTTTGAAGATCAATTGATGTTCAGATTTGGTATCAAAATCCCAAACAACCACTTGTACCCCATATTTAGTTATGAAATcttcaatatatttttgttcGCATTCAGTCAAAACATACTTCTTTACCAACTCTGTCTCCAAAGAGAGCCACGCCCATTGCTCGTTACTATAACTTGCCTCAACCCTCTTCCTTATAACCCAAGTATCCTCAAAGCCGTCCAATGAAGCACCTCTATGACTTTCATCCTTTTCAACTTCATGGCCattaactttctttcttttgcttatTTCACAATCTTGAGACGCAAGAGAGACATTGCTAGCAAAGTTTTCAAGTGATTTCCtcttttggttgatgcaattaGGACCATAACCCAACCTCAATTCTGTTGAGACCTCTTCCACTTCTTGCTGGTTCTTGGTCTTAGATAGTTTTGCTCCACTAATCTGAGATTCGCGATCTTTCTTTTCCATCATAgcaagaaaattataaaagacAGGTTCTCTTTGTTTCCTCgtagaaaaaatcaaattaatctGATCATTAGTTGGGATATTCTGTGTCATGACCTAGGAAGAAACTGATGGAAGTTCACTCCTTTTGCCATCTCTTAGTTCTTGGTTTCGCTGGGCTTGTAACATAGCACTCCTTAGCTTCAACAAGGCTGTGTTTCTCTTCTCTGGCgtagaagaaagcaataaatcCAAAGAAAGTTCACTCTTTTCTCCTTCTTTTCCTTGTTGGTTTTTCAGGGCTTGTAGCCTATGCTTCAAAGCAGCAAGTTTATAGTCAATAGCTTGTGCAGTTCTGGGTTTAGAGAATAAACCTGTCTCTGATGGGCACGGTAATGCAGATGAACTGGGTATGGAGGAACCTGaaaattaagagagaaagagtttaACAATTATGGGGGAGGTTTTTGAATGAATGAGAAAGAGAAGGCAGTGTTAGAGTTAAATAGAAGAAGAGAATGAACGG is a genomic window containing:
- the LOC142632494 gene encoding uncharacterized protein LOC142632494, whose translation is MEKKDRESQISGAKLSKTKNQQEVEEVSTELRLGYGPNCINQKRKSLENFASNVSLASQDCEISKRKKVNGHEVEKDESHRGASLDGFEDTWVIRKRVEASYSNEQWAWLSLETELVKKYVLTECEQKYIEDFITKYGVQVVVWDFDTKSEHQLIFKQRTNGSNVFIEDWAKEFVIRRELKEGDEIGLFWDKSKSRFNFSILKRNFCRESSHN